GTTACATTCTAGATGTTACTTATCCTATTTGTGAAGTAAATGTCTACTTCAGTAATTTGGAAAGTActgaaaaatatagagaaatgaATCCCATCATCCATGAACAACAACCACAGTCAAACATTTTGTcagaagacagatttttaaatgcatttttaaagtggaaagaatattatttctgtttggaGCATTAGGGTTCCTGTACAACTACACCCAATCTCCTAAGTGAGTCATTCATTAGGAAAGGTATACAAATATCAGGAAGAGCTGGCATACCGTTTTAATGTATCCACCACTGGCTGATCCTGTAgttggttgctgaggctgaccatTTGTTACTCGGCCTGGTGCTTAGTATCCTACATTGCTAGGTGAATTGTCTCCACCATCTCCCCCATGTTGCCTTATAGGCCTTACCAGACTCAAAGTTCTTCGTCCTAAATGAGAATCAGGAGTACAGAAACATACCAAACAGCAGGAGAGGAAGGGTTGTTGATTATTAGTGCTAGTTACCTTAAAGATGACCCTAATATCTTTAGCAGAAAAGCTGCAAACAGCTAAATCTAGATTATCTATACTATGTTCCACGGTAATATAAGATAAGATAAAGATTAACGTAATAAACCCACtaccattaaataatttttaaaaggtccaAATACTACTACTATTAAATCTGCTAAGCTGTTAGCAAGTAGCAAAATgcaattatttgatttttcagatTCCTCAGTCGTAGCACTTCCCAGAAAAGAGATTAATGGatactaggagaaaaaaaaaatccttaggaaAGTGTTCTAGATGCCCTAAGAGGTTGCTTGGAGGCATCTCAGATGTTGAAGAGGGATGACAAAGTAAGTCCACTGAGTAGGCAATAATCTGACCCTGTTCTTTGCTCCTTCTTACTGGACCAGAGTAGTTCTGGCTGATCAGgttttatgtacttttattttgcatgaaaatttcaaaaaattttaaaaaacaaaacaaaatgccatAAAGGCAGGCACAGGTTATTTCCAAATTGGACAATCATTTGATAAATAACCACCTTGCCACACTGATGCCAGTTACAAATTGagggtttttttaatttaggaGTTTACCTTTccttcttgttaaaaaaaaaaaaatcctaagtctaggactcttaaaaataaaagcatatgctTTAGGTCAAATTGATAGCCAAATTAGTCATTCACCAAATTTTACCATGGGATATACTACTCAAACTGGGGCAATTATCAAGTAAAAGATAGGAAAGTTGGCTTTTAAATGACTATTCAAAAAAGTGACACAAAactttcacaatctggctatataCAAACTTTACTCAATTATAGTTTTTACttttctagaaaacaaaaaataaagcagtATATTCCTATAATACTAATATCTGATTTATTCACAATGAGGAAGTCTCACAATTGCAAAGTTTacaaaagcagagaagaaattctatggaaaaatggCTCCTTCCTTAATAGGCATGTGCAGGATTAATTTCTGGCAAACCTAGAATTGGATTTTAGACCTTATAATTTGACAGAAAGGGTACTACCTTTTTCTACAAAGCACTGCAAAGATACAATTTATGAACACTGAAagtaccttttttaaaaatatgtttttttagtTTAGATAGATACAACACTTCCATTCCAAttcacttatatgtggtgctgggattgaacccagcgtccCCAGTGGTAGGcgagtgctctactgctgaaccCAATCCAACCCTGAAAGTGCCTTTCTTAGTTCCACTTTAAGTTCTCATATTTCCTACTTAtgctattttattaatatgttattAATCAATCATATTAAATCTTTGCTGGAATAAGGTGGGATACacaatttttaatgaatatttttcatataactgtCAGTTAGTGAACCAGTTTACACATATTCTTGTTAATAGTAAGTCCCAGAGCAGAATAATAGTACATAGAATATCAATATAATAGTTTAACAGAAAACTAATAAGTTTTTCGTTTGTTTTATGTGGTactatggactgaacccagggcatctcCCATGCTAGCaagaactctaccattgagctatacttCCAGTCCAATAACTAGAAGTATTATTGAGGTAAAATAAATGGGACTTTTATTAGGATGTCAGACTGTGAATTCAAGGTGACTAATGAGATACTATGTTTTGAACTCTCAGCACAGAAAGAAGACTAGATTGGGACAGAAATTATGGGCTACTGTTCTACCCAGGTTTCAACTTCAACTGGACTGTGAGTTAATAGTTCATGACTGCAACTCCACAGATTAACAACTAGCATGTTTACTTTTCGGCCCAATACACCCTAACTCTGAAGTCTACAGCTAGCTGAATAAAGTTGGAATAGGCTTATATAAAAAACATCTAGGTTATTTTAGTACACACTAAGAAAGAATGGTTCTGACCTGTAATAGAATTCTTTTGCAAACTAAGATTTGCAGCCCCTTCCGTGAAGAAATTAGCCTTCATGATGATAAAATACTTAATCAACTTTGTGATAaactctttgtgtgtgtggtactagggattgaatccaagggtactctaccactgagccacatccccagatgtttttattttcaattttgaaagaggatctcactaagttacccaggctagtctcaaacttgtgatcatcctgcctcagctttccaaattgctgggatttacaggcatgtgccactgagcccagctatgtaataaattttaatgaGATTAAGAACTTAGTTTGGAGCCGGGCTATCTGgcgccacacctgtaatcccagtgactcaggaggctgaggcaggagcattgcaggttcaaagccagcctcagcaatttagtaaggccctaagcaactgattgagacccagtctctaaatattttaaaaagggctgggaatgtggctcagaagtaaagtactcctgggttcaaacactggtaccaaaaaccaaaaaagaacttTGCTAAATTAGATTTACACTTGATTTGTCACTTCTTTGGACACTAATAACctttatcactttttctttcatttaaatgtCTCATTTAAGAATAGCAAGTTTGAAAAAAGGATCTGAAATATCCCTTCATTTAGGAAGCTGCTATGAAAGCAGAAAATACAGTAACTATCAAGATACGAGCACAAAAATGTTAacgctttctttttctaattctggttgtcaacaaaaatagcaaaaaaaaaaaaaaaaaggctaaatatTACCTATTATTCTTTCATATTGAGGAGAAAAGGATCAAATAGTACCAATTGTAACATGAGGAAGTGAGTATGTGTTTGGATGATCAAgctacaggaaaaaagaaaaaggcaagaaacAAAGGGTAGGAATCACATGCTTGTTTTTTAGGCATTTAATCATtgtcttcataatttttataaacatcCAAAATTAAGGAGGAATCAATACATGAAAACATATAGTAAACTGATTAAAGGATTAACTCCCATGAAAAATTAAGCTCTGTATTAATTCAACATAAAATCATAGTAAGCTAATACAAGACATAATAGAAATTACGGGACAAATTAGAACATGTTAAAGAAGGGaaattcttacaaaaaaaaagaagacacgggctgggactatagctcagtggcaaagtgcttctctagcatgtgtgagacactgggtttgatcctcagcaccaaataaaaataaatgaaataaaggtatcatgtccatctacaacaaaaaatattttaaaaaagaagacactATACAtggtaacatttaaaatttatatcccaCCTTATTCCAAATAGGATTTAAGATGACTATATTAGCAATTAATTCCTGAGAATTCCTTGATTTGGTAGTAGCCTAAATCAGGGGGAATCCAAATCATTAGAAACAAAACTTGAACGGAAGAAATCCTGATTCAGGAACCAGAAAGGAGTAACGAAATTTAGTGAAGACAGGATGCTGAAATCAAAGTCCTATGAAGTAAAGAGATGCATTTAGCCTCAATTCCCTTACCTTTGATTAAGAACTAGACTGCAGCCGCTCTCTACAAAGATCAACCTATTTAATCTTAGAACACTTTGGgagtattttattttggatatattaaaGTTAGCAAAAACTTAGTTTTTGGAGCCATTAGTCAAAGGGAGTTATTAAAAGATCTTTTTGTCAAGTCCATCTTTTGTCAGGTAGCACCCATCAAGAACAATTCACCTTACATTACACACCACAGCATACTTTTTAAGACAGTCTCCAACATTCACAAAATCATGCACATGCACAGAAAAGCCATTTGAAGCATCACCTTTAAGTAGCAGGTTAGCAGCCCAAACTGCGCCATAAGACTGCATCTTAAAGTTACTGAGCCCGGCTTCTGAtgttaaatcttcatttttagtAAGCAggttagaaaggaaaagattaggTGAGagaactgaaatacagaaaatagtaaATGCCAGTCAAACAGAACAGAAGCAGatttagagttttaaaaacataatgaattCAAATTCCTGCCTGGTTTCAGAGAAACAACCAACATCTGAGAatctagataaaaagaaaaacaagaaaactattttaaaacgTAGCACACTTCATTTTTCCTCAGAATGTTATTAGGATGATAATACCTTTTCCTGAGAGAAAGCAAATACTAATGGTGATATGTGAAACTTGCTTGCTTATTCCTTAGAgattattaatgtttttaaattatttgttatgtattttatttgcaatgtaatttttttgttttgttttgttttgtttggcggtgctggggattgaacccagggtcttgtgcttgcaaggcaggcactctaccaactgagctatatccccagccctgcaatgtaatttttaaaaatctttttatagtCTAACAAGTTGCTCAAGGTCATTCAATCCACAAGTATTTACCGAGCATCTATTATGTATCAGATATCATGTAAGGCATAGCATAAAAAAACagtaatgataaataaaatgggcAAGACCACAGGTATGCCTTATTGATATTTGTTATCTCCAGTGAATAGGACAGAGGAATAACTCGTTGAAtgcaatttaattaattatttattttaatcactcCAAGCTGAATTTTTAACCTTAATGTGACCTAAGATTAAAACAGAAAACCTATCATACCAATTCTGAACTTCTCTAGCAATTGGTCCAGAAATACCATTGTCTTCAAAGTAGGTGCCATTATGTTAGGTGATAGTTTAAGTACATTGTAAGAGAATCAAGTTAAGACAGAAAAATACCTTGCCTAAGAATTATTAAACTGAGACATCAAGCAGCTTACTACTCTTTGATTTCCCAGGTCTGCCTTTTTTTAAActcttattaattaaaattacaacTTATCAGTTAGTACAAAAAATATAGGATTAATTTGGAGGctaaggcgggaggatcacaagtttgaagccagcctcaaaacattaacaaaaccctgtctcaaaataaaaaaaaaatagggccggggatacagctcagttgggagtgcttgctttgcatgcacaaggccctgtgtgttcaattcccagcaccacaaaaaaaaaaaaaaaaaaaaaaaaaattaattaattaagttaggttaaaaaataaggactgagGATATACACTTCCATGGTGAAGTGTTCTtggggttcaatcactagtatgaggggtggaggggaatgtatatacacatattagGGAATGAATAGAagattaggaggaaaaaaaaacaatatgtatagaaaaaaacaaaaattaaaatgtggggtttttaaaagaatctatACTGTGCTTTTAGAATCAAAATGTTTAATGTCATTTATCTGAGATTTTAAAGTCTAATCCTCATAGTTCATTATTAAATTCTAATAGTTCCTTAGGAAAAATTATCTGTAGTTATAATTTCCACATGGgcatggggatgtagctcagtgttaagaaCACCTATCAAGCTtacatgaagccctgagttcaatccccagcactggaaaaaacaaaaacaatgacaacaaaatacTTTGCTTCTAATTCCAAGTTCCTCTAAGTAAAACTATTTTTCCATatcttatataaaaatatttgctgaccTAGCTCCAATTATCCTTTTGAACAAAAACATCTGAAAGAACAAATCTACAGAAGACAGCTTTTATTCAGCAATACACCAACAAACATCAATAACAAAAaggttcattcttttcttctcaaaAGTCAAGCAATGTAGCATAGAATTCCATGACAGTACCTCATTGTTTACTTAactttttcagaggaaaaaaatactacTGTAAATTGGAAACAGTCAATACATAACTGTATTGTATGCATCTATGCTTGTTAGTAATGTCATCACTGGAGGAACAACATTTATTCACTATAAAGAGTGCTAAAAACTTTCCATAGCTTCAGTTTAGGTTacctttttttaaacattctcagCCTTCCCACACCCTTGTTTTTTTTCGGTGAAgaactgggattgaaccaggggtgctttaccactgagctacatcccagtccttttattttaagacagggtctcaccaagttgctgaagctgaccttgaacttgtgatccttctgccttagcctcctaagtgaataggattataagtgtgcactacttcctttttaaaaattatatgtatgtatgtatgtatgtatttacttatttatttattttacagtactAAGGGTCCACAAACCCAGGAACATacttctactgagctacatccctggtcctttttatattttattttgagagagtatCTCACCAAGTTACAGTCTAGCTTcaaaattgtgatcttcctgccttagccttccaagttactgggattacaggtgcgtgccaccatgcctggcttcagtGTGTATTTTGTAGCCTAATGAGTTGTGGCAccattatggaaaagaaaaacaaaaacaaagccccTGACTTTCAGAGGTTTTTAGATGTCTGAATAGCAGATATGATTGTAGACCTTAACAATTACTGTGTGTCAATCCAAAATGAGAAACTGACAGAGACAATGTGGACCTGAGCTGTAGTAACTACCAGTTGTTAGTGTTATCAGAATACTAGCATTATAAAAAGAGGAAGTTCATGTTATGACTGTTTATACACTGAGCCCAACTGAAACAGATTATCAGATAAGATTAGAAAGATCAAGACATGGCAGGAATGATGGGAGACAGAATCGAGAACAAGGGATATCACAGCAGCCACAGTCTCAATgtataaaaaggaaatggaaaaaaggctatatatatataaatatataatttttttctagtcctgggaactgaacccagggcactctactactaaactatatcctcagccttatttatttatttatttattatgagacagggtcttgctaaatcgccCAGCAATTAGGCaactgggatcctcctgcttcagcttcccaaacaAAAGGGATTAATTACAGGTAGGCACCAACATGCCCAGCCAAGAAAGGCTATTAAAATCAGACATCTTTAAACTGGGATACTACTTTTTCCTCTTCAGGGAACAACTATTCGGTAATAGAAACTCCTTGTTCTGAATCCACTGAGAAAGGGTTCTGCTAAGGTTAGAGGCTGAGGATTCCTAGGGTACTCTACCCTTCTTCTCACCTGTGTCAAGAAAAGCTTGCCTATGCTTGGCTgtgatacaaagaaaaatataataaatacttcTACATCTCCACTTCCATTTTTTATGACCTTTGGTCATTTAGGATTCACTGCCCTTCTCTTAATCCATGACTTAAAGCTGATCTTGCTCTAGACTCTAGAGAGGACCTCTTCTTCTTTGCTCTTCTAACATCTGATCTCAAGGAAATTAatcttcctccctcctcactcTTCCAAGAGGGTATAAGGAACACAGGAGAAAGGCACAAGTGTGCAAACATAGTTGAGAGTTTGAGTCACATAATCTGTGCACTTAAAACGTGTTTGCTTAAAGTAACCTGCTAAACCCTGACTGATAAGTCATACTTATTAAATGTGGACTTTCAAAGAGGTAAACCAAGGTTGAAACATGTCAACAGACTTGTGTTGAAATAGGAAGcctaagctgggtatggtggcacatgcctataatcccagcaactcaggaggctgagacaggaggaccaccagttcaaagccagcctcagcaaaagttagacactaagcaactcagtgagaccctgtctctgaacaaaaaacaaaacagggctagggatggagctcagtggttgagtacccctgagttcaatccctggtaccaaaaaaaagaagtcaacGGAGAAGGCTAGGAAGAACACTGTGAAATCTTAACTTCTCATGATCAAAACTACAACTAAAACAAGACAGCATGCAACTTAAATCTATCCTATCTAGTAGAAATGCTGTCACATGAAAACATTTACCTGAAATTATGAAACAATAACATAAGCTCCTCCATTTCTAACTCTTGAGTAGTAAAAATGCTGAAGAATTTGTAAACCTTGTTGCCATTCTTGGTTTACCATATCAATTGAGACAATCAAATGGAACTACTAATGTTTATGAAACtccttaaaaacaaatatttgcagCAATATATCATTTAACCTCTAGACACTGTCATTTCAACTAAGAGTGTAATTCAAAGTTGTTTTGTTAATTGCTTTTTAAGAATaaagaagaggggctggggttgtggcttggtggtacagcacttgccaagcatgtgtgagacactgggttcaattctcagcaccatatatacacaaataaataaaataaaggttcatcgacaattaaaaatattttaaaaaataaagatcttaaaaaaaaaaaaagaagaaagaagagttcCTTcaacagaagggaaaagaatgGTTAACTGCCTCAGTCCAAACTTCATCTTAGTCTGAATACATACAATGTTCACCAACACATGAAATTTGGTTTACCCAGGGGTAAGTAGACAATGTAATATTCACAATGTTATCCCAAAAGAATGAATTCCTTCTATCAAGCATAATctcacacattgtacacaaatgggttacagaCTTTTCATCTCCTTGTTTACTAGAGACTTCAAATCTTTAGTGTCTTTTTGATTCTTCCCTCTTAGTAAGCAAtagttgatttaaaataaattctttgatTCACAGTTTCCTCTCTAATCTTATGGTTAACGTCTTATTTTACAGATCTCAGTAATAAaagaggtttttttaaatttttttttttttttttagttgtcaatggacctttattttatttatatgtggtgctaggaatcaaacccagtgcctcacacaggctaggcaagagctctaccactgagctctaatCCAGTCCTAATAAAAGGTTTTTAACTGGTCTTCTAGTGTGCAGTCATAAACTTTGATCTACCAAGCTCATAGTTTGGCATACAAATTCATCTACTATGTACTTAAatcttattttctacttcttatcTCTTTCTTACTGTTGCTTACTTTATACTTTCCACAGGAAATGCCCTCCTTCTCActccatgttttgttttgtttggtgttttgttttggtgctgggaatcaaaccctgGGTCtcccatgagctacatccccagtaccttCTTCCCTCCATGTTCAGCCAAATCCTTCTAGTTACTCAAAATCCAACTCCTGTCCTATCTCTTCTATAAGATGTTCTCTAACCTAACCATTATCAGTTCTATATTcctagccttagtagataccacatgatctcataccagatttatatattttctacttttctttctcatatatTCAGTCACATGATAAGTCTTTTGAAAACAGGATCCAACTCCTTACTCCCTTGGCCATTTCTCATGTGCCTACTACAGAATTTGTGTTTTGTTAACCCTCCTTGTCTGAAAGGAAAAAGACATTAATTTTACCCTGTTCTGTATCATcctggtgtatatatatatatatattcttcaatCTTTTTGTGTACGATTTGAAAATGGATACCAGGATTAGTCAAATTAAGTCATGCTTTCCATGAACATGCCTACTTACATGAAAAGTTTTATCTGCTTGAAAGAGAAATATCTTAAGTTTGTCTACAACAAAGTTCCTCATTTAGGCcctgttatagtttgaatatgaagtgtcccacaaaagctcctgtgtgaatgcaggaagttcagaggtaaaatgactggattatgagagcaATGACCTAATCCATCCATCCaagtttgaatgaactaactggatggtaactacgGGTAGATGGGGTGTGGCCAGAgaagataggtcactgggggctagccctgaaagggttcatcttccctgaggtcccttccccactctctctgtttcccagccACCAGGAGGTGAGCAGTGTTCCTCTACCATGCTTTTCCCCATGaactgcctcaccttgggcccacagcaatggagtcagcccactatggactaaacctctgaaaccatgagccaaatgaaacttttcctcctctaagtttttctggtaaggtattttggtcatagtgacacgaagctgactaacacagacccAGTCATACTTCCGACTTTATTTGAGGGGTGGAGGGCAGGTATACtctcatttatacattttcaaaagttGATTTATCAACTCACCTATTACATGGGCAGACACAAAGGCCACAGCACTTGTTGAGTTCTGTTAAagtcttctctgcctctctcatgtctttatttatttgatcCATGCCTTCTTCTATTCGGTTTAGTTGTTCTAAGAATGAGTTGTAAGTATTAAGTTTTGTGTTGCATTCAGTGTTAACCAGAATTATAGAGTAGTAAATTCAACCCCAAACTACCAATAACTCACAACAGTGAAAAGATCAAAGTTAGaagttattataaattattaacttGAAAATAATCTTTCACATCCTGGATCCTGAGGTACCTGGCCTTTTATTgtggaaaaaaattgttctaaagaaACCTGTTCAGAGGAAAACTCTTAAAACCAACTGTAACTTTGCCCAGACCAGATTCCCAGCATCACTTAACAGGCTCAAAACCTGAGGGTTGTTATAAGACTAATAAAAATTAGACCAGATTACCTAAGACCAGCTCAAATTGAATGCTTCTAAGCTTATCAGAATTTAGACCTGTTTTAGGACTTGATTTCTGAAGATGAGGCAAGAGTATCATAATATCTAAGGTATATATAACCAATGCATACATAAACCACATCCAACTAACACCTACTTGGTATACAGTTAGGAACTGCTATCTCACTCTAAACCAGCTATGAACATGATATAAttcaaattagaagaaaataagtaaaaatatcaCTCTTATCTTACAAAAAGAAGACATTCCCAAAACTGAAATTATAAGTGGGTAATTTGACAGGGTTTTTTAGCATAGTAAGTCAAATTAAAAGTTTCTGCCAATGACTTCAACTTACCCCCTTGTTCATCCAGCATAGTGATGGTCTTGATTCCTGCATCCTGAGACTaaaagaagggggagggggagctgatagtacaacaaaacaaacccaaaataaCAGTAACAAAACCTACAAGAACTGACAAAGAGCAAGAAAGAATCATTTAGAAACCCAAGTTCTCAGAAGATCAGAGCTATAGACAGAACTAGCAGTCTTAATCAATAGACTTTAACATATTAACCACCAAAATAATTGGGTCACAAACTCATGGTGAATTCATCTTCCCTGTCATATTCCCAATACTGTCAAAGGGAAAAGCAGAAAAGGCCCATTAGTG
The Sciurus carolinensis chromosome 2, mSciCar1.2, whole genome shotgun sequence DNA segment above includes these coding regions:
- the Snap23 gene encoding LOW QUALITY PROTEIN: synaptosomal-associated protein 23 (The sequence of the model RefSeq protein was modified relative to this genomic sequence to represent the inferred CDS: deleted 1 base in 1 codon; substituted 1 base at 1 genomic stop codon), which encodes MDNLSSEEIQLRAHQVTDESLESTRRILGLAIESQDAGIKTITMLDEQGEQLNRIEEGMDQINKDMREAEKTLTELNKCCGLCVCPCNRFSDVGCFSETRTKNFESGKAYKATWGDGGDNSPSNVGYXAPGRVTNGQPQQPTTGSASGGYIKTVCHITNDAREDEMEENLTQVGSILGNLKNMALDMGNEIEAQNRQIDRITEKADTNKDRIDNANVRAKKLIDS